The proteins below are encoded in one region of Elusimicrobiota bacterium:
- a CDS encoding tetratricopeptide repeat protein, with translation MSRAARAWGLCLIAAGLGCAGPRATGGMPLGELESAAQARLDAGDLRGGAALLRAAVERSEAELGPAHMRTLSLIGEEASARRGLGEVAETENILARLQARDAGTFEYFVTLGEVLLLVDRRAEAAAALKKAEALEPQAVEGYDRLAGVYRRMGLLTEAAQCLEKAGRRDLGDYSLLVKRSTSLYLLRRYDEAKKAAREAQALCPTCAEAYVQLGYAELDSGDDAAALRTFQKAQELAPEDPRSYHHLAYSYAVRGQNDKAAALYMRAIEVAERKSPPDYPHLLQAITHLSAVYTAEQRAGDQRRQGDLAALYVRSRAILEKIPDDPRFLNLAGMLALAVNKAADAEAYHRRALALLEKRPQSTELEEALAALAVLAERDGRHDVARALYERALAVGKGIPGNHQYLQTLTGAARFYQSQRRFEPAERCFQEAEALLGKTPADPQFRELLAAMAGFYRDWGRPAAARRLEERAAELGKVPSGLLKNPQDINSRMPSQ, from the coding sequence ATGAGCCGGGCGGCCCGCGCCTGGGGCCTGTGCCTCATCGCCGCCGGCCTGGGCTGCGCGGGCCCTCGGGCGACCGGCGGCATGCCCCTGGGGGAGCTGGAATCCGCGGCGCAGGCGCGCTTGGACGCCGGAGACCTGCGCGGCGGGGCGGCGCTGCTGCGCGCGGCGGTCGAACGGTCCGAGGCGGAACTGGGACCCGCCCACATGCGCACCCTGTCCTTGATCGGCGAGGAGGCCTCGGCCCGCCGGGGCCTGGGAGAGGTGGCCGAGACCGAGAATATCCTGGCCCGCCTGCAGGCGCGGGATGCGGGGACTTTCGAGTACTTCGTCACCCTCGGGGAGGTCCTGCTGCTCGTGGACCGGCGCGCCGAAGCCGCAGCCGCTCTGAAAAAAGCCGAAGCCTTGGAGCCGCAGGCCGTCGAGGGCTACGACCGCCTGGCCGGCGTCTACAGGAGGATGGGCCTGCTGACGGAGGCGGCGCAGTGCCTGGAGAAGGCCGGGCGGCGCGACCTGGGCGACTACAGCCTGCTGGTGAAGCGCTCCACCAGCCTCTACCTCTTGCGCCGCTATGACGAGGCCAAGAAGGCCGCCCGAGAGGCGCAGGCCCTGTGCCCCACCTGCGCGGAAGCCTACGTCCAGCTCGGCTACGCGGAGCTCGACAGCGGCGACGACGCCGCGGCATTGCGCACGTTCCAGAAAGCGCAGGAATTGGCCCCGGAGGACCCTCGGTCCTACCACCATCTGGCCTATTCATACGCCGTGCGCGGACAGAACGACAAAGCGGCGGCCTTATACATGCGCGCCATCGAGGTCGCGGAGCGCAAATCCCCGCCGGACTATCCGCACCTGCTCCAAGCCATCACCCATCTCTCCGCCGTCTACACCGCCGAGCAGCGCGCCGGCGACCAGCGACGGCAGGGCGACCTCGCCGCCCTCTATGTGCGCAGCCGCGCCATCCTGGAGAAGATCCCCGACGACCCGCGATTCTTGAACCTGGCCGGGATGCTGGCCTTGGCGGTGAACAAGGCTGCCGACGCGGAGGCCTACCATCGCCGAGCGCTCGCCTTGCTGGAGAAACGACCGCAGTCGACGGAGCTGGAAGAGGCGCTGGCCGCCCTGGCGGTGCTGGCGGAGCGGGATGGACGCCACGACGTGGCGCGGGCGCTCTATGAGCGCGCCTTGGCCGTGGGCAAGGGGATCCCCGGCAACCACCAATACCTCCAGACCCTGACCGGGGCGGCGCGCTTCTACCAGTCTCAGCGCCGATTCGAGCCGGCCGAGCGGTGCTTCCAGGAGGCCGAGGCCCTCCTGGGCAAGACCCCCGCGGACCCCCAATTCCGGGAGCTGCTGGCAGCGATGGCGGGCTTCTATCGGGACTGGGGCCGGCCGGCGGCGGCGCGGAGGCTGGAGGAACGCGCCGCGGAGCTCGGAAAGGTTCCTAGCGGGCTGTTGAAGAACCCGCAAGATATCAACAGTCGCATGCCAAGCCAGTGA